In Micromonospora purpureochromogenes, a single window of DNA contains:
- a CDS encoding ATP-binding protein produces MAQREIREQFGFSVDTHLFRELGELLVGRDSTALIELIKNAYDADASLVVVRGKRLRYDDGHIVVSDNGVGMTPEVFRGAFLRIAGRYKERGSRRSPKYGRQYTGAKGVGRLSAHKLARRLTIKSIPAQALTVRRGVQALIDWERVENDYETIDDAKNGLDVFTFDVRHDQSHGTELRLEKLRRRWTSQALSTFVTQVASCRPPNELLIDPPGKLFAPEAFLGELTVSSQTDGDPGFRIKFEGDLNAGDDLWPLLLEQADWLLEISARPDGVRFNIQPSIAQQTSDHELRSYKLRREHPDPKNGPFFSARIYARVGRIGGIGERTAALQKFARASRGVRVYVEGFRVLPYGDGGDDWLYLDRDYSRRERSFEDPKLDAASSRLLEPVGTETFLMQGNDQYAGAVFMTGDDAASLRPVVNREGFVQDAAFETLRELVRNGIDLLTRVRAAHRNAAKQQRQSALKEDLQRAVSSSGTQTPTADPGERPSSTAPPSGDVSVNEDIKMSISVTRRQLKSLQSEFGSESEASVRLEIIERAIDYIEEAQKGDEGRATLQILAGVGLQLAAFVHDINGILGLAQSVRTLAVAARREDDATRRRSLLKDAEAAADELVQSLARQSSYLVEVVGPDARRRRRRLPYGQAIEPSLRLLTTSIRDRQIEVLQQLEGSARTPPIFPAEITIIMTNVLTNAIKAAGDKGRILIRAEPSSDGGLILRVENTGVKVDLANAERWFRPFESTTTDVDTVLGQGMGMGLPIVRRLLTEYNGSVRFVEPSPEYQTAIEIRVPGRRIGE; encoded by the coding sequence TTGGCGCAACGGGAGATCCGGGAGCAGTTCGGCTTCTCGGTAGACACCCACCTCTTCAGAGAGTTGGGCGAGCTTCTCGTGGGCCGCGATAGCACTGCCTTGATCGAGCTGATCAAGAATGCGTATGACGCGGACGCATCCTTGGTCGTGGTACGTGGTAAAAGACTCCGCTACGACGACGGACATATCGTCGTCAGTGACAACGGCGTTGGTATGACTCCCGAGGTGTTTCGCGGCGCCTTCCTGCGCATCGCGGGACGTTATAAGGAGAGAGGCAGCAGGCGAAGCCCAAAGTACGGCCGCCAGTACACGGGCGCGAAGGGCGTCGGTCGCCTCAGCGCCCACAAACTCGCCCGACGTCTAACCATCAAGTCCATACCAGCACAGGCACTCACTGTGCGCCGAGGCGTACAAGCGCTGATCGACTGGGAGCGAGTCGAAAACGACTATGAAACCATCGACGATGCCAAAAATGGTCTTGATGTTTTCACCTTCGACGTGCGGCACGATCAATCGCATGGTACAGAACTCAGGCTAGAGAAGCTCAGGCGGCGGTGGACTTCGCAGGCTCTGTCGACCTTCGTTACGCAGGTTGCCTCATGCAGGCCGCCGAATGAGCTTCTAATTGATCCACCCGGAAAGCTATTTGCTCCCGAAGCGTTCTTGGGCGAGTTGACCGTCTCCTCTCAGACCGACGGAGACCCAGGCTTTCGCATCAAATTCGAGGGCGATCTCAATGCAGGTGACGATCTCTGGCCGCTACTTCTTGAGCAGGCGGATTGGTTACTTGAAATATCCGCCCGGCCGGACGGTGTCCGCTTCAACATCCAACCATCGATAGCGCAGCAGACTAGCGACCACGAGCTGCGTTCGTACAAGCTTCGGCGGGAGCATCCAGACCCAAAGAATGGGCCGTTCTTTTCCGCGAGAATCTACGCCCGCGTTGGGCGGATCGGCGGAATCGGGGAGCGAACTGCAGCGCTTCAAAAGTTCGCAAGGGCATCGCGTGGGGTACGCGTCTACGTCGAAGGTTTTCGCGTCCTGCCCTATGGCGATGGTGGTGACGACTGGCTCTACCTTGACCGAGACTACTCGCGGCGGGAGCGAAGTTTCGAGGATCCAAAGCTTGATGCCGCGTCGAGCCGGCTATTGGAACCAGTTGGCACCGAAACCTTCTTGATGCAAGGCAACGATCAATACGCTGGCGCCGTCTTTATGACTGGGGATGACGCTGCGTCGTTACGCCCTGTGGTTAACCGCGAAGGCTTCGTGCAAGATGCTGCGTTCGAGACACTCCGGGAACTGGTCCGTAACGGCATTGATTTGCTTACGCGGGTTCGAGCGGCTCACAGGAACGCAGCAAAGCAACAGCGACAAAGCGCACTGAAGGAGGACCTGCAGCGCGCTGTTTCCTCGTCTGGCACCCAAACGCCTACTGCGGATCCGGGAGAGCGGCCAAGCTCAACGGCCCCCCCTTCGGGCGATGTCAGTGTGAACGAAGACATCAAGATGTCCATCTCAGTAACCCGTCGGCAGCTAAAAAGTCTGCAGAGTGAATTCGGCAGTGAATCGGAGGCAAGTGTACGACTGGAGATAATTGAGCGGGCGATCGACTATATTGAAGAAGCCCAAAAAGGTGATGAAGGGCGAGCCACCCTTCAGATTCTCGCCGGTGTTGGACTGCAGCTCGCTGCGTTCGTGCACGATATCAATGGCATTCTTGGACTTGCCCAGTCGGTCCGCACACTCGCCGTGGCGGCCCGGCGAGAAGATGATGCTACTCGACGTAGATCACTGCTCAAGGATGCCGAGGCTGCAGCTGACGAACTCGTCCAGTCCCTCGCTCGCCAAAGTAGCTATCTAGTGGAGGTTGTAGGCCCGGACGCACGGAGAAGAAGGCGTCGTCTGCCGTATGGTCAGGCGATTGAGCCAAGCCTTCGGTTGCTTACTACCTCCATTAGGGATCGCCAAATCGAGGTCTTACAGCAGCTTGAAGGCAGCGCAAGGACGCCTCCAATCTTCCCGGCTGAGATTACCATCATCATGACGAATGTTCTCACCAATGCAATCAAGGCAGCGGGAGACAAAGGCCGGATCCTTATACGGGCAGAACCATCTAGCGACGGGGGGCTTATTCTGCGTGTCGAGAATACCGGCGTTAAGGTTGACCTCGCGAACGCGGAACGGTGGTTCAGGCCGTTCGAGTCTACAACCACTGACGTTGACACTGTCCTAGGTCAAGGCATGGGCATGGGTTTGCCGATCGTGCGGCGGCTTCTCACCGAATACAACGGGAGCGTACGGTTCGTTGAGCCGTCCCCCGAATACCAGACCGCAATCGAGATACGAGTGCCGGGTCGGAGGATAGGCGAGTGA